One Rhinoraja longicauda isolate Sanriku21f chromosome 21, sRhiLon1.1, whole genome shotgun sequence genomic region harbors:
- the gde1 gene encoding glycerophosphodiester phosphodiesterase 1 isoform X2 produces the protein MELAVLYGLSAVLMLLGAAACSLGRPLSGPATALALLAALHLLRYPPVPPELAHRVLRPCGRVSVIAHRGGGFDAPENTLAAFIQAAENNATGVEFDVEFTADGVPILMHDHTVDRTTDGTGSLDHLTFEDIRKLDPAAKHRLHKKFLGEKVPTLREALIEILKTNMTIYFDVKGHPAQASTALKEMYKEFPELYNRSVVCSFEIMVIFKMRQADRNVITALTHRPWTLSYYGTGKPKYDGYKQYVYMFLDVVLDWSIHAFLWKLLGVSAFLMQKNFISLFPASTFHN, from the exons ATGGAGCTGGCCGTGCTGTACGGCCTGTCTGCGGTGTTGATGCTGCTGGGGGCCGCTGCCTGTAGCCTGGGCCGCCCTCTGTCCGGGCCGGCCACAGCCCTGGCGCTGCTCGCCGCCCTACACCTGCTCCGCTACCCGCCCGTCCCTCCAGAGCTCGCCCATAGGGTGCTCAGGCCCTGCGGCCGCGTCTCCGTCATCGCCCACCGCGGCGGCGGCTTCGATGCCCCCGAGAACACACTGGCCGCCTTCATACAG GCTGCTGAAAATAACGCTACTGGTGTGGAGTTCGATGTGGAGTTCACTGCAGATGGGGTTCCTATTCTGATGCACGATCACACTGTGGACCGCACAACGGATGGTACCGGCTCTCTGGATCACTTGACCTTCGAAGATATCCGGAAACTGGACCCAGCAGCCAAGCACAGACTACA CAAGAAGTTTCTAGGTGAGAAGGTCCCAACTCTGAGAGAAGCTCTCATAGAAATTCTCAAAACCAACATGACAATTTACTTTGATGTCAAAGGTCACCCAGCTCAG GCTTCTACTGCCTTGAAAGAGATGTACAAAGAGTTTCCTGAACTGTACAACAGGAGTGTTGTGTGCTCCTTTGAAATAATGGTCATTTTCAAG ATGAGGCAGGCTGACCGGAATGTGATCACAGCCCTGACCCATCGACCCTGGACTCTGAGTTACTATGGGACCGGGAAACCCAAATATGATGGCTACAAGCAATACGTGTACATGTTTCTGGATGTGGTTCTGGACTGGTCCATCCACGCCTTCTTGTGGAAACTGCTTGGTGTTTCTGCATTTTTAATGCAGAAGAATTTCATATCATT atttccagcatctactttTCATAACTGA
- the gde1 gene encoding glycerophosphodiester phosphodiesterase 1 isoform X3 — protein sequence MELAVLYGLSAVLMLLGAAACSLGRPLSGPATALALLAALHLLRYPPVPPELAHRVLRPCGRVSVIAHRGGGFDAPENTLAAFIQAAENNATGVEFDVEFTADGVPILMHDHTVDRTTDGTGSLDHLTFEDIRKLDPAAKHRLHKKFLGEKVPTLREALIEILKTNMTIYFDVKGHPAQASTALKEMYKEFPELYNRSVVCSFEIMVIFKMRQADRNVITALTHRPWTLSYYGTGKPKYDGYKQYVYMFLDVVLDWSIHAFLWKLLGVSAFLMQKNFISLCCLTY from the exons ATGGAGCTGGCCGTGCTGTACGGCCTGTCTGCGGTGTTGATGCTGCTGGGGGCCGCTGCCTGTAGCCTGGGCCGCCCTCTGTCCGGGCCGGCCACAGCCCTGGCGCTGCTCGCCGCCCTACACCTGCTCCGCTACCCGCCCGTCCCTCCAGAGCTCGCCCATAGGGTGCTCAGGCCCTGCGGCCGCGTCTCCGTCATCGCCCACCGCGGCGGCGGCTTCGATGCCCCCGAGAACACACTGGCCGCCTTCATACAG GCTGCTGAAAATAACGCTACTGGTGTGGAGTTCGATGTGGAGTTCACTGCAGATGGGGTTCCTATTCTGATGCACGATCACACTGTGGACCGCACAACGGATGGTACCGGCTCTCTGGATCACTTGACCTTCGAAGATATCCGGAAACTGGACCCAGCAGCCAAGCACAGACTACA CAAGAAGTTTCTAGGTGAGAAGGTCCCAACTCTGAGAGAAGCTCTCATAGAAATTCTCAAAACCAACATGACAATTTACTTTGATGTCAAAGGTCACCCAGCTCAG GCTTCTACTGCCTTGAAAGAGATGTACAAAGAGTTTCCTGAACTGTACAACAGGAGTGTTGTGTGCTCCTTTGAAATAATGGTCATTTTCAAG ATGAGGCAGGCTGACCGGAATGTGATCACAGCCCTGACCCATCGACCCTGGACTCTGAGTTACTATGGGACCGGGAAACCCAAATATGATGGCTACAAGCAATACGTGTACATGTTTCTGGATGTGGTTCTGGACTGGTCCATCCACGCCTTCTTGTGGAAACTGCTTGGTGTTTCTGCATTTTTAATGCAGAAGAATTTCATATCATT gtgctgcctgacctactga
- the gde1 gene encoding glycerophosphodiester phosphodiesterase 1 isoform X5 codes for MHDHTVDRTTDGTGSLDHLTFEDIRKLDPAAKHRLHKKFLGEKVPTLREALIEILKTNMTIYFDVKGHPAQASTALKEMYKEFPELYNRSVVCSFEIMVIFKMRQADRNVITALTHRPWTLSYYGTGKPKYDGYKQYVYMFLDVVLDWSIHAFLWKLLGVSAFLMQKNFISLDYARFWADRGVDLIAWTVNYADEKRYYENILQCHYITDTLIENCSPP; via the exons ATGCACGATCACACTGTGGACCGCACAACGGATGGTACCGGCTCTCTGGATCACTTGACCTTCGAAGATATCCGGAAACTGGACCCAGCAGCCAAGCACAGACTACA CAAGAAGTTTCTAGGTGAGAAGGTCCCAACTCTGAGAGAAGCTCTCATAGAAATTCTCAAAACCAACATGACAATTTACTTTGATGTCAAAGGTCACCCAGCTCAG GCTTCTACTGCCTTGAAAGAGATGTACAAAGAGTTTCCTGAACTGTACAACAGGAGTGTTGTGTGCTCCTTTGAAATAATGGTCATTTTCAAG ATGAGGCAGGCTGACCGGAATGTGATCACAGCCCTGACCCATCGACCCTGGACTCTGAGTTACTATGGGACCGGGAAACCCAAATATGATGGCTACAAGCAATACGTGTACATGTTTCTGGATGTGGTTCTGGACTGGTCCATCCACGCCTTCTTGTGGAAACTGCTTGGTGTTTCTGCATTTTTAATGCAGAAGAATTTCATATCATT agactATGCTCGGTTTTGGGCTGACAGAGGGGTCGATTTGATTGCCTGGACAGTAAATTATGCAGATGAAAAACGATACTATGAAAATATCCTCCAGTGTCATTACATTACAGACACCCTTATTGAAAATTGTTCACCTCCCTGA
- the gde1 gene encoding glycerophosphodiester phosphodiesterase 1 isoform X4: MRHRAPAAAENNATGVEFDVEFTADGVPILMHDHTVDRTTDGTGSLDHLTFEDIRKLDPAAKHRLHKKFLGEKVPTLREALIEILKTNMTIYFDVKGHPAQASTALKEMYKEFPELYNRSVVCSFEIMVIFKMRQADRNVITALTHRPWTLSYYGTGKPKYDGYKQYVYMFLDVVLDWSIHAFLWKLLGVSAFLMQKNFISLDYARFWADRGVDLIAWTVNYADEKRYYENILQCHYITDTLIENCSPP; encoded by the exons ATGAGGCATCGAGCGCCTGCC GCTGCTGAAAATAACGCTACTGGTGTGGAGTTCGATGTGGAGTTCACTGCAGATGGGGTTCCTATTCTGATGCACGATCACACTGTGGACCGCACAACGGATGGTACCGGCTCTCTGGATCACTTGACCTTCGAAGATATCCGGAAACTGGACCCAGCAGCCAAGCACAGACTACA CAAGAAGTTTCTAGGTGAGAAGGTCCCAACTCTGAGAGAAGCTCTCATAGAAATTCTCAAAACCAACATGACAATTTACTTTGATGTCAAAGGTCACCCAGCTCAG GCTTCTACTGCCTTGAAAGAGATGTACAAAGAGTTTCCTGAACTGTACAACAGGAGTGTTGTGTGCTCCTTTGAAATAATGGTCATTTTCAAG ATGAGGCAGGCTGACCGGAATGTGATCACAGCCCTGACCCATCGACCCTGGACTCTGAGTTACTATGGGACCGGGAAACCCAAATATGATGGCTACAAGCAATACGTGTACATGTTTCTGGATGTGGTTCTGGACTGGTCCATCCACGCCTTCTTGTGGAAACTGCTTGGTGTTTCTGCATTTTTAATGCAGAAGAATTTCATATCATT agactATGCTCGGTTTTGGGCTGACAGAGGGGTCGATTTGATTGCCTGGACAGTAAATTATGCAGATGAAAAACGATACTATGAAAATATCCTCCAGTGTCATTACATTACAGACACCCTTATTGAAAATTGTTCACCTCCCTGA
- the gde1 gene encoding glycerophosphodiester phosphodiesterase 1 isoform X1 — protein sequence MELAVLYGLSAVLMLLGAAACSLGRPLSGPATALALLAALHLLRYPPVPPELAHRVLRPCGRVSVIAHRGGGFDAPENTLAAFIQAAENNATGVEFDVEFTADGVPILMHDHTVDRTTDGTGSLDHLTFEDIRKLDPAAKHRLHKKFLGEKVPTLREALIEILKTNMTIYFDVKGHPAQASTALKEMYKEFPELYNRSVVCSFEIMVIFKMRQADRNVITALTHRPWTLSYYGTGKPKYDGYKQYVYMFLDVVLDWSIHAFLWKLLGVSAFLMQKNFISLDYARFWADRGVDLIAWTVNYADEKRYYENILQCHYITDTLIENCSPP from the exons ATGGAGCTGGCCGTGCTGTACGGCCTGTCTGCGGTGTTGATGCTGCTGGGGGCCGCTGCCTGTAGCCTGGGCCGCCCTCTGTCCGGGCCGGCCACAGCCCTGGCGCTGCTCGCCGCCCTACACCTGCTCCGCTACCCGCCCGTCCCTCCAGAGCTCGCCCATAGGGTGCTCAGGCCCTGCGGCCGCGTCTCCGTCATCGCCCACCGCGGCGGCGGCTTCGATGCCCCCGAGAACACACTGGCCGCCTTCATACAG GCTGCTGAAAATAACGCTACTGGTGTGGAGTTCGATGTGGAGTTCACTGCAGATGGGGTTCCTATTCTGATGCACGATCACACTGTGGACCGCACAACGGATGGTACCGGCTCTCTGGATCACTTGACCTTCGAAGATATCCGGAAACTGGACCCAGCAGCCAAGCACAGACTACA CAAGAAGTTTCTAGGTGAGAAGGTCCCAACTCTGAGAGAAGCTCTCATAGAAATTCTCAAAACCAACATGACAATTTACTTTGATGTCAAAGGTCACCCAGCTCAG GCTTCTACTGCCTTGAAAGAGATGTACAAAGAGTTTCCTGAACTGTACAACAGGAGTGTTGTGTGCTCCTTTGAAATAATGGTCATTTTCAAG ATGAGGCAGGCTGACCGGAATGTGATCACAGCCCTGACCCATCGACCCTGGACTCTGAGTTACTATGGGACCGGGAAACCCAAATATGATGGCTACAAGCAATACGTGTACATGTTTCTGGATGTGGTTCTGGACTGGTCCATCCACGCCTTCTTGTGGAAACTGCTTGGTGTTTCTGCATTTTTAATGCAGAAGAATTTCATATCATT agactATGCTCGGTTTTGGGCTGACAGAGGGGTCGATTTGATTGCCTGGACAGTAAATTATGCAGATGAAAAACGATACTATGAAAATATCCTCCAGTGTCATTACATTACAGACACCCTTATTGAAAATTGTTCACCTCCCTGA